In Sulfurisphaera javensis, a single genomic region encodes these proteins:
- a CDS encoding NAD(P)/FAD-dependent oxidoreductase: MKISVIGAGPAGLSLAWFLKGTRHEVTVYEGLNDVGLKPCAWGLISGIENLIPISKEAIISEIKGFRIYLDDKLVHDIRTSNKLGYIINKPVFLKSLAEKIEVKFNTKVVEKNGQYFTTEGEKITDDYIIYANGHYSLPKDTTIPAIQYITDYQIDKEIVEFYFYSDLLGYAWVFPDEKGSKIGIGGWADVSFLKERVKKILKGKVLTFHGARVSDYGVLEERLNGKYIGEALGTVFPLTGEGIRPSILSAKILADSILNGKKFEKEFKKSKLYWAIQMQAKVVHGVKKGYMSLKGLSRIMTKSDPNLVLKVAIGDFDLTDAIKLFGRMII, from the coding sequence ATGAAAATAAGTGTTATCGGAGCAGGCCCAGCTGGTTTATCTCTTGCATGGTTCCTTAAAGGAACTAGACATGAAGTTACTGTCTATGAAGGGCTAAATGATGTAGGACTTAAACCTTGTGCTTGGGGATTGATTTCTGGAATTGAGAACTTAATTCCTATATCTAAAGAAGCAATAATTAGTGAAATAAAAGGTTTTAGAATATATCTTGATGATAAACTAGTTCATGATATAAGGACCAGCAACAAGCTAGGTTATATTATTAATAAACCCGTTTTTTTAAAAAGCCTAGCCGAAAAAATAGAAGTAAAATTTAACACTAAAGTAGTAGAAAAAAATGGACAATATTTTACTACCGAAGGTGAAAAAATAACAGATGATTATATTATTTATGCTAATGGTCACTATTCTCTACCTAAAGATACTACAATTCCAGCAATTCAATATATAACTGATTATCAGATAGATAAAGAAATCGTAGAATTTTATTTTTATAGTGATCTTTTAGGTTATGCATGGGTATTCCCAGATGAAAAAGGAAGTAAGATTGGAATTGGAGGATGGGCTGACGTATCTTTCCTTAAAGAAAGAGTGAAAAAGATTCTTAAAGGGAAAGTTTTAACATTTCATGGAGCTAGAGTCTCTGACTATGGTGTACTAGAAGAGAGACTAAATGGAAAATATATAGGTGAAGCCTTAGGTACAGTTTTCCCATTAACCGGAGAGGGAATTAGGCCATCTATTTTGTCAGCAAAAATTTTAGCTGATTCAATACTTAATGGAAAAAAATTTGAAAAAGAATTCAAAAAAAGCAAACTATATTGGGCAATTCAAATGCAAGCTAAAGTAGTTCACGGAGTTAAAAAGGGATATATGAGTTTAAAAGGTCTTTCTAGGATTATGACTAAAAGTGATCCTAATCTAGTCTTAAAGGTGGCTATTGGAGATTTTGATTTAACAGATGCGATAAAATTGTTTGGGAGGATGATAATATGA
- a CDS encoding acryloyl-coenzyme A reductase translates to MKAIVVPGPKQGYKLQEVPDPKPNKDEVVIRVDRAALCYRDLLQLQGYYPRMKYPVILGHEVVGTIEEVGENVKDFEVGDKVISLLYAPDGTCEYCKMGEEAYCHSRLGYSEELDGFFAEKAKIKVTSLVKVPKGTPDEGAVLVPCVTGMIYRGIRRAGGIRQNELVLVTGASGGVGIHAIQVAKALGAKVIGVTTSEEKAKVIKQYADYVIVGTKFSEEAKKIGDVTMVIDTVGTPTFDESLRSLWMGGRIVQIGNVDPSQIYNLRLGYIILKDIKIVGHASATKKDAEETLKLTQEGKIKPIIAGTVSLDNIDYGYQLIKDKNKIGKVLVKP, encoded by the coding sequence ATGAAAGCTATAGTAGTTCCAGGGCCAAAACAAGGTTACAAACTCCAAGAAGTTCCTGATCCTAAACCTAATAAAGATGAAGTAGTAATAAGAGTAGATAGAGCTGCTCTCTGTTATAGAGATTTGTTACAACTTCAAGGATATTATCCAAGAATGAAATACCCAGTAATACTAGGACATGAAGTAGTTGGTACAATTGAAGAAGTTGGTGAAAATGTAAAAGATTTTGAAGTTGGTGATAAAGTAATTTCATTACTTTATGCCCCTGACGGAACATGTGAATATTGTAAAATGGGAGAGGAGGCTTATTGCCACAGTAGGCTTGGATACTCAGAAGAATTAGATGGCTTTTTTGCTGAAAAAGCTAAAATTAAGGTTACAAGTTTAGTTAAAGTGCCAAAAGGAACACCAGACGAAGGAGCAGTTTTAGTTCCATGTGTAACTGGGATGATATATAGGGGAATAAGAAGAGCCGGAGGTATTAGGCAAAACGAATTAGTATTAGTTACTGGTGCAAGCGGAGGCGTTGGGATTCACGCTATCCAAGTTGCAAAGGCATTAGGTGCAAAAGTAATAGGTGTAACTACTTCTGAAGAAAAAGCTAAGGTGATAAAACAATATGCAGACTATGTAATAGTCGGTACTAAATTCTCAGAAGAGGCTAAAAAGATAGGTGATGTAACAATGGTAATAGATACTGTTGGGACACCAACTTTTGATGAAAGTCTTAGATCTTTATGGATGGGAGGAAGAATAGTACAAATAGGTAATGTTGATCCTTCACAGATATATAATTTAAGGCTAGGATATATAATTCTAAAAGATATAAAAATAGTTGGACATGCTTCTGCCACTAAAAAGGATGCTGAAGAAACATTAAAGCTTACACAAGAAGGTAAAATAAAGCCAATAATAGCTGGGACTGTAAGTCTTGATAACATAGATTATGGATATCAACTGATCAAGGATAAAAACAAGATAGGAAAAGTCTTAGTAAAACCATAA
- a CDS encoding phosphoesterase — MKLLVMGNIRFPEPHVESTLSSIIKKEEPETIVLDGDTTQCYWDYECPRVIDVLYVIRSLAPWAQIVYIQGDMDPHAIKCIMAEPRYREEIIATTTYIAEVSSTKYFILHGHQGDIDQLRRSISAGPWDWLVIAQHKRLEIDKLARVIYVGGVTREFPPEARGYLVITDSSHYIRQIKS, encoded by the coding sequence TTGAAGTTATTAGTTATGGGAAATATTAGATTTCCAGAGCCTCATGTAGAAAGTACATTATCATCAATAATAAAAAAGGAAGAACCAGAAACAATTGTTTTAGATGGTGACACAACACAATGCTATTGGGATTATGAGTGTCCAAGAGTAATTGATGTCTTATATGTAATTAGAAGTTTGGCACCATGGGCCCAAATAGTTTATATTCAAGGTGATATGGATCCGCATGCAATAAAATGTATTATGGCTGAACCAAGATATAGAGAAGAAATAATAGCAACTACAACTTATATAGCTGAAGTATCCTCTACAAAATACTTCATTTTGCATGGTCATCAAGGCGATATTGATCAACTTAGAAGAAGTATTTCTGCAGGTCCGTGGGATTGGTTGGTTATAGCACAACATAAAAGATTAGAAATAGATAAATTAGCCAGAGTAATTTACGTTGGTGGAGTGACAAGAGAGTTTCCACCAGAAGCCAGAGGTTATTTAGTTATAACTGATTCAAGTCATTATATTAGACAAATTAAGAGCTGA
- the gdS-2 gene encoding hexaprenyl pyrophosphate synthase, giving the protein MDLLSYWKKSKEIIDKLINDYLADIKDWELLEVSKYILKDGKRFRGTLTFLFTEALKGEIKDAYKAALASEILHSASLALDDIVDYDLIRRGGQAAWAIYTNRKVIFITNYLIPSALNIISSYGEKALKLSIELWKDTAIGALKDIFGSPSEYLITIELKTASLFKLSTMLASFAAKREELVEESLNLGKYIGIAYQLIDDYIDCIKYERGELKELTGSAKQLYDLKGYSYKDFVKKEYENALTNYIYTVKKMEIDQEFSEAIISLPSFLTMGLLNEAGLDKL; this is encoded by the coding sequence GTGGACTTACTTTCTTATTGGAAAAAAAGCAAGGAAATTATTGATAAGCTTATTAATGATTACTTAGCTGACATTAAAGATTGGGAATTATTAGAAGTCAGTAAGTATATACTAAAAGATGGAAAAAGATTTAGGGGAACTTTAACTTTCTTATTTACTGAAGCTCTAAAAGGTGAAATTAAAGATGCATATAAGGCAGCTTTGGCGTCAGAAATATTACATTCTGCCTCACTAGCTTTAGACGATATAGTGGATTATGACCTTATAAGGCGAGGTGGACAAGCTGCCTGGGCTATTTATACTAATAGAAAAGTTATATTTATTACAAATTATCTAATACCTTCTGCATTAAATATTATATCTTCTTATGGCGAAAAAGCACTAAAACTTAGTATTGAGTTATGGAAAGATACTGCTATAGGTGCGTTAAAGGATATATTTGGTTCTCCCTCTGAATATCTTATTACTATTGAACTTAAAACTGCAAGTTTATTCAAGTTATCTACCATGTTGGCATCGTTTGCAGCAAAAAGAGAAGAATTAGTAGAGGAATCATTAAATCTAGGTAAATACATAGGAATTGCTTATCAATTAATCGATGATTATATAGACTGTATAAAATATGAGAGAGGAGAATTAAAAGAATTAACGGGAAGTGCTAAACAGTTATATGATTTAAAGGGTTACTCATATAAGGATTTTGTTAAAAAAGAATATGAAAATGCTTTAACAAATTATATTTACACTGTCAAAAAAATGGAAATAGACCAAGAATTTAGCGAGGCAATTATATCTTTGCCATCGTTTTTGACTATGGGACTATTAAACGAAGCTGGGCTGGATAAATTATAA
- a CDS encoding DUF5751 family protein, with the protein MPYKNILTIISVNNDNFESYFRKIFSDVRASGSKKTIINVFTDLQYYELVTLIREALLDNIDIGYELYLWKKDQVDYFFKNLEKQEYDGLLIYCDEENKNYISKIVESLPNSIKRNLIKDSCKRIS; encoded by the coding sequence ATGCCTTACAAAAATATTCTTACTATTATATCTGTAAATAATGATAATTTTGAAAGTTATTTTAGAAAAATATTTTCTGATGTTAGGGCTAGTGGAAGTAAGAAAACGATCATAAATGTATTTACTGATTTACAATACTATGAACTAGTTACACTAATAAGAGAAGCGTTATTGGATAATATTGATATAGGATATGAGCTATATCTGTGGAAAAAAGATCAAGTTGATTATTTCTTTAAAAATTTAGAAAAACAAGAATACGATGGTTTGTTAATTTATTGTGATGAAGAAAACAAGAACTATATATCTAAAATTGTGGAGAGCCTTCCCAATTCTATTAAAAGGAACTTAATAAAAGACTCTTGTAAAAGAATTAGTTAA
- a CDS encoding phosphoribosyltransferase: MPKIPVKVVKWEEVAEWSTLLAEKIKESEYNPDIIIAIARGGLVPARIVADVLGVIDMLSIKIEHWIETASHTPEAKVKYPYKVDLQGKRVLIVDDITDTGDSVELARKYVMDSFNPKEVKTATMQIIEQSAKIRPDYYALVIKDWSWFMYPWNYWEDEINLIRKIIAEEKFKDLEPNILKKKFVESYGVEPPIAIEKILNEMKRRKII, translated from the coding sequence TTGCCAAAAATACCAGTTAAGGTTGTTAAATGGGAAGAAGTAGCTGAATGGTCTACTCTATTAGCAGAAAAAATTAAAGAATCTGAATACAACCCAGATATAATAATAGCAATCGCTCGTGGTGGCTTAGTGCCAGCAAGAATTGTAGCCGATGTTCTTGGAGTAATAGACATGCTCTCCATAAAGATAGAACATTGGATAGAAACAGCTTCTCACACACCGGAAGCTAAAGTTAAATATCCATATAAAGTTGATCTTCAAGGTAAAAGAGTTTTAATAGTAGATGATATTACTGACACTGGTGATAGTGTAGAACTAGCCAGAAAATATGTAATGGACTCATTTAATCCTAAAGAAGTTAAAACTGCTACAATGCAAATTATTGAACAAAGCGCTAAAATTAGACCAGATTATTATGCTCTTGTAATAAAAGATTGGTCTTGGTTTATGTATCCTTGGAATTACTGGGAGGATGAAATTAATTTGATTAGGAAAATTATTGCTGAGGAAAAATTTAAAGATTTAGAGCCAAATATATTAAAGAAAAAATTCGTAGAAAGCTATGGTGTAGAACCACCTATAGCAATAGAAAAAATTCTTAATGAGATGAAAAGAAGAAAAATTATTTGA
- a CDS encoding RimK family alpha-L-glutamate ligase: MTESAKQLLLEIKNSGHTPIYVRISRLNPVISKDGLEFNYGGKKIELDGGIVRNLGFISSTEQLMKRFDSLKGLESNGITLINSPDSMFIARDKFNSLMKLKMAKIPVPDTTVVEDPFEVMRLVNEWKDVVIKPVIGSLGLGSVRVSDPDVAFRVAKAILSVNQPVYVQKYINKPERDIRVFVVGTTVLGSIYRVNRSSWKTNVAQGSLTQVLLPNEELQEISLKVVKALKLDYAGIDIVEDEDGSYKVIEVNAAPLWKGFYEATHINPAKYIVEHLIRKIKK, encoded by the coding sequence ATTACTGAATCAGCAAAGCAGCTTTTATTAGAAATTAAGAATAGTGGGCACACTCCTATTTATGTAAGAATATCTAGACTTAATCCAGTAATATCTAAGGATGGCCTAGAATTTAATTATGGTGGTAAGAAAATTGAATTAGACGGAGGTATAGTTAGAAATTTAGGTTTTATTTCTTCTACGGAACAGTTAATGAAAAGATTTGATTCTTTAAAAGGGTTAGAAAGTAATGGAATAACACTTATCAACTCTCCAGATTCTATGTTTATAGCTAGAGACAAGTTCAATAGTCTCATGAAATTAAAAATGGCGAAAATTCCAGTTCCAGATACTACTGTAGTAGAAGATCCATTTGAGGTAATGAGACTAGTAAACGAATGGAAAGATGTAGTTATTAAACCTGTCATTGGTAGTTTAGGATTAGGTTCTGTTAGGGTTTCTGATCCAGATGTAGCGTTTAGAGTAGCAAAAGCAATTTTATCGGTTAATCAACCAGTTTATGTTCAGAAATATATTAATAAACCAGAGAGAGATATAAGAGTTTTCGTTGTAGGTACTACTGTACTAGGAAGCATATATAGGGTTAATAGATCCTCATGGAAGACAAACGTTGCACAGGGCTCATTGACACAAGTGCTTTTACCCAATGAAGAACTTCAAGAGATTTCTTTGAAAGTAGTTAAAGCATTAAAGCTAGATTATGCTGGAATTGATATAGTTGAAGACGAAGATGGTAGTTATAAGGTTATCGAAGTAAATGCGGCTCCTCTTTGGAAAGGTTTCTATGAGGCTACACACATAAATCCAGCAAAATATATAGTTGAGCATCTTATTAGAAAGATAAAGAAATGA
- a CDS encoding DUF2070 family protein — protein sequence MNSEAITRKYYSKLKSLPDMKILSSIATFESALVVLRSLEIGFVYIFSFIIYMIVVSLVLFTDKKLIFFFTDITAFFYLVFSFILSHFYYFSLTLFTPLLGYVLLPKHSEVRSSIYIFLINLISTILYINILIVLYSFIISFIFYYYIHIINKKGEKITGLKSLQILRPFIINVTKKDSKSLEKFLEDISMKTVVHIGVFKIGNIYFVIPKIHYGISGDIGSSKFIYQLENENSLNIAFHGPGSHEIDIASSSQSAKIAKLVAEEEMKNDGWTKLSFYGISEWNCGQFFGITLNFGEKSLSFIQRPNYGIDDLPIKLWDFTIKSGNYIVDCHNEYLSQELPFNTFSCITNGILKSLSNKKEKPLIIGYEDDRIENCEGLCNNKIRVTYISDGEKDAAIIYIYSNNADPLLTNKIREKLRNVVDYPILVTPDDHSCTGTVVGDLYTPAQPCESLVEKAYELTLKAKKNAKKGEVSFKKIEVKGVKVLGSFISLMVNALEEVGSYAMRTFWIPLVMPFILTILFVLLANIHIKFSY from the coding sequence GTGAATTCGGAAGCTATTACGAGAAAGTACTACTCTAAATTAAAAAGCTTACCAGATATGAAGATCCTTTCAAGTATAGCAACATTTGAATCAGCGCTAGTAGTATTAAGAAGCTTAGAAATTGGTTTTGTGTATATATTCTCTTTTATAATCTATATGATAGTTGTTTCATTAGTGCTTTTTACGGACAAGAAGCTTATATTCTTTTTCACAGATATAACAGCATTTTTTTACCTCGTATTTTCTTTCATTCTATCTCACTTTTACTATTTTTCTTTAACATTGTTTACTCCCCTTTTAGGATATGTATTACTTCCAAAGCACAGTGAAGTGAGATCGTCTATTTATATATTTTTAATAAATTTAATTTCAACAATTTTATATATCAACATTTTGATTGTATTATACTCTTTCATAATTTCGTTTATATTCTATTATTATATTCATATAATTAACAAAAAAGGAGAAAAAATAACTGGTTTAAAATCACTTCAGATTCTTAGACCTTTTATAATTAATGTAACAAAGAAGGATTCAAAATCCCTGGAGAAATTTCTAGAAGATATATCCATGAAAACAGTAGTTCATATAGGTGTATTTAAAATTGGCAATATTTACTTTGTTATACCTAAAATACATTACGGAATTTCTGGTGATATCGGAAGTAGCAAATTCATATACCAACTTGAAAACGAGAACTCACTAAACATAGCCTTTCATGGTCCAGGTAGTCATGAGATTGATATAGCATCTTCCTCGCAATCAGCAAAAATAGCAAAATTAGTTGCAGAAGAAGAGATGAAAAATGATGGTTGGACTAAATTGTCATTTTATGGAATAAGTGAATGGAATTGTGGCCAATTCTTTGGTATAACGCTCAATTTCGGTGAAAAATCTCTATCATTTATTCAAAGACCTAATTATGGAATAGATGATTTGCCAATTAAATTGTGGGATTTTACAATAAAATCTGGAAATTATATAGTCGACTGCCATAACGAGTATTTATCGCAAGAACTACCATTTAATACCTTTAGTTGTATAACTAATGGAATTTTGAAATCCTTATCCAACAAAAAAGAGAAACCGCTTATTATTGGATATGAAGATGATAGAATAGAAAATTGTGAAGGATTATGTAATAATAAGATAAGAGTGACTTATATTTCGGATGGAGAGAAAGATGCAGCAATAATTTACATCTATTCAAATAATGCAGACCCCTTATTAACTAATAAAATAAGAGAAAAACTAAGGAATGTTGTGGATTATCCAATTCTTGTAACTCCAGATGATCACAGTTGCACTGGAACTGTTGTTGGTGATCTTTACACTCCTGCACAACCTTGCGAATCCTTAGTAGAAAAAGCTTATGAACTAACGCTTAAGGCAAAGAAGAATGCTAAAAAAGGAGAAGTTTCGTTTAAAAAAATTGAAGTGAAAGGAGTTAAGGTTCTTGGTTCCTTCATCTCTTTGATGGTTAATGCTTTGGAAGAGGTTGGGAGTTATGCTATGAGAACTTTTTGGATACCTCTAGTGATGCCTTTTATCCTAACAATACTATTTGTTTTACTTGCTAATATTCATATTAAATTCAGTTATTAA
- a CDS encoding digeranylgeranylglycerophospholipid reductase, translating into MKELKYDVLIVGGGFAGASTAFHLAGKGLKVLLIDSKPWNRIGDKPCGDAVSKAHFDRLGMPYPQGEELENKISGIKLYSPDMKTVWTVNGEGFELNAPLYNQKILRIAESKGVEIWDQTTAMKPIFEDGYVKGAVLYNRRTNEEVTIYSKILVDATGYSRSVRSKLPPELPIAEDLDEKDADIAYREVLLTKDDIEDHDYLRIFVTQKASPGGYWWYFPKGKNKVNVGLGIQGGMGYPSVHLFYQKYLDSYAPDVDKSKLLVKGGALVPTRRPLYTMVWNGIIAVGDSAYTVNPVHGGGKGSAMISGYCAAKTILNAFEKGEFSVQGLWDMNICYINEYGAKQASLDIFRRFLQKLSDDDINYGMNKKVLKEEDLLEASEKGDLHLSVAEKAMRIIAGLGRPSLLMKLKTVAEYMKNIKQLYLSYPRSPSGLQPWKSQVDSLITEFNMNISK; encoded by the coding sequence TTGAAGGAACTAAAATACGATGTTCTTATTGTTGGAGGCGGTTTTGCGGGAGCCTCTACAGCATTTCATCTTGCTGGCAAAGGGTTAAAAGTATTATTAATCGATAGCAAACCTTGGAATAGAATAGGAGATAAGCCTTGTGGAGATGCTGTAAGTAAAGCTCATTTTGATAGACTTGGAATGCCTTATCCACAAGGTGAAGAACTAGAAAACAAGATTAGTGGAATAAAGCTTTATAGCCCGGATATGAAAACTGTCTGGACTGTTAATGGAGAAGGATTTGAGCTTAACGCACCATTATATAATCAAAAAATACTAAGAATAGCTGAAAGTAAAGGAGTTGAAATTTGGGATCAAACTACTGCTATGAAACCAATATTTGAGGATGGTTATGTAAAAGGAGCTGTTCTATATAATAGAAGGACAAACGAAGAGGTTACTATTTATTCAAAAATACTAGTTGATGCAACAGGGTACTCAAGGAGTGTAAGGAGTAAATTACCACCAGAATTGCCAATCGCTGAAGATCTTGATGAGAAAGATGCAGATATTGCTTATAGAGAAGTTTTGCTAACTAAAGATGATATAGAAGATCACGATTATTTAAGAATATTTGTAACTCAAAAAGCGTCCCCAGGCGGTTACTGGTGGTATTTCCCTAAGGGGAAAAACAAAGTAAATGTAGGATTAGGTATCCAGGGAGGAATGGGCTATCCGAGCGTGCATTTATTCTATCAAAAATATCTGGATTCGTATGCACCAGATGTAGATAAATCTAAATTATTAGTTAAGGGAGGAGCATTAGTACCTACAAGGAGACCTTTGTATACAATGGTATGGAACGGAATAATTGCTGTAGGTGATTCAGCATATACAGTAAATCCAGTTCATGGAGGAGGAAAAGGATCAGCTATGATTTCTGGTTATTGTGCCGCGAAAACAATTTTGAATGCTTTTGAGAAAGGAGAGTTCTCTGTACAGGGACTCTGGGATATGAATATTTGTTATATTAATGAATATGGAGCTAAGCAAGCAAGTTTAGATATATTTAGGAGATTTTTGCAAAAATTAAGTGATGACGATATTAATTATGGGATGAACAAAAAAGTCCTTAAAGAAGAAGACTTATTAGAAGCAAGTGAAAAAGGAGACCTTCATCTTTCTGTAGCTGAAAAAGCGATGAGAATTATTGCAGGATTAGGTAGACCTTCATTACTTATGAAATTGAAGACAGTTGCCGAATATATGAAAAATATAAAGCAACTTTATCTCAGCTATCCTAGATCTCCATCTGGATTACAACCATGGAAGAGCCAAGTAGACAGCTTAATAACTGAATTTAATATGAATATTAGCAAGTAA
- the prf1 gene encoding peptide chain release factor aRF-1 yields MKVLIRELKKWSAPATVLLSLYIPPGRPIPDVLNLLRQEYSIAQNIKLKRTRDAVTSAIQSAIDRLTQIPKVPENGLVIFCGENFETEESKCFVFSPPEKVTIFFYRTDKYFHVEFLEDMIEETDVFGLILVERDYATIGVLKGTRIEVLDEFEGFVPGKHMMGGQSQRRIDRIIEEMYANFLKEVGEKANAYLLPYLESQKLKGILLGGPGYAKKDFYDGDYLDYRLKKLVLQPLYDIPDQGDAGLKELVMKAQDILKNQKYVQVQNLLEELKYHIAKDDGLVIYGIEEIRKALQMGAVDSLVVYDEPNTELEKLAQEAENYGTKVYVVGDELPDAEWVKKTFGGAIGKLRYKIY; encoded by the coding sequence TTGAAAGTTCTAATAAGAGAATTAAAAAAATGGTCTGCTCCAGCAACGGTTCTTCTATCATTATATATTCCTCCGGGTAGACCTATACCTGATGTTCTTAATCTTTTAAGACAAGAATATTCAATAGCTCAAAACATAAAATTGAAAAGGACAAGAGATGCAGTTACATCAGCAATTCAATCTGCTATCGATAGATTAACGCAAATACCAAAAGTACCGGAAAATGGATTAGTAATATTTTGCGGAGAAAATTTTGAAACTGAAGAATCAAAGTGTTTCGTGTTTTCGCCACCAGAAAAAGTCACAATATTCTTTTATAGAACAGATAAGTATTTTCACGTTGAGTTTCTGGAAGATATGATTGAAGAAACTGATGTATTTGGGTTGATTCTAGTTGAAAGAGATTATGCTACTATTGGAGTATTAAAAGGGACCAGAATCGAAGTATTAGATGAGTTTGAGGGTTTTGTGCCAGGGAAGCATATGATGGGTGGGCAATCTCAGAGGCGTATTGATAGAATAATAGAAGAAATGTATGCAAATTTCCTTAAAGAAGTTGGAGAAAAAGCTAATGCATATCTGCTTCCTTACCTAGAGAGTCAAAAATTGAAGGGAATATTATTAGGTGGCCCTGGATATGCAAAGAAGGATTTCTATGACGGCGATTACTTAGATTATAGATTAAAGAAGTTAGTACTTCAACCACTTTATGATATTCCTGATCAAGGAGATGCTGGATTAAAGGAGTTAGTTATGAAAGCACAAGATATATTAAAAAATCAAAAATATGTGCAGGTTCAGAATCTTTTGGAGGAATTAAAATATCATATTGCTAAAGATGATGGATTAGTTATTTATGGAATTGAAGAAATAAGGAAAGCTTTACAAATGGGTGCTGTAGATTCTTTAGTAGTTTATGATGAGCCAAATACTGAATTAGAAAAATTAGCACAAGAGGCTGAGAATTATGGTACAAAAGTGTATGTTGTTGGTGATGAATTACCTGATGCAGAATGGGTTAAAAAAACGTTTGGTGGAGCTATAGGTAAGTTAAGATACAAAATATATTAA
- a CDS encoding Lrp/AsnC family transcriptional regulator, which yields MTYFLDDIDKKILKILQEDARTPFSKIAKMLNLSESTIHIRIKRLKENGVIKGFYVDVDPEKIGYNVIAFVLIKADPKKYEQILKKIYEFKEVYEIFDVTGEYYALLKVRVKSREELATILDKIGNMEGVTSTYTMFVLRTIKEMKTIDFS from the coding sequence ATGACATACTTCCTTGATGACATAGACAAAAAAATACTTAAAATATTACAAGAAGATGCTAGGACACCATTTTCTAAAATAGCGAAAATGCTAAATTTAAGCGAATCAACGATCCATATACGAATCAAAAGACTTAAGGAAAATGGGGTTATTAAAGGATTTTATGTTGATGTAGACCCAGAAAAAATTGGGTATAATGTTATAGCCTTCGTTCTTATAAAAGCTGATCCTAAAAAATATGAGCAAATATTAAAGAAAATTTATGAATTTAAGGAAGTATACGAAATATTTGACGTTACTGGAGAATATTATGCATTATTAAAAGTAAGAGTGAAAAGTAGAGAAGAATTAGCCACTATTCTTGATAAAATAGGCAATATGGAAGGGGTTACATCAACTTATACAATGTTTGTGTTGAGAACGATAAAAGAGATGAAAACTATAGATTTCTCATAA
- a CDS encoding S-methyl-5'-thioadenosine phosphorylase, protein MIEPKEKASIGIIGGSGLYDPQILTNIKEIKVYTPYGEPSDYIILGELEGKKVAFLPRHGRGHRIPPHKINYRANIWALKSLGVKWLIGVSAVGSLRLDYKPGDFVVPNQFIDMTKGREYTFFDGPIVAHVSMADPFCEHLRSIIIEASKDLGITTHDKGTYICIEGPRFSTRAESIVWKEVFKADIIGMTLVPEVNLACEAEMCYSVIGMITDYDVFADIPVTAEEVTKVMAENTAKVKKLLYEVIKRLPEKPDERKCSCCQALKTALV, encoded by the coding sequence ATGATAGAACCTAAAGAAAAGGCTTCGATAGGAATAATTGGTGGATCTGGACTATATGATCCACAAATATTAACTAACATAAAAGAAATTAAAGTGTATACACCGTATGGAGAACCAAGCGATTATATAATTTTAGGGGAACTTGAAGGCAAAAAAGTCGCCTTTTTACCAAGACATGGAAGGGGTCACAGAATTCCTCCACATAAAATAAATTATAGAGCAAATATCTGGGCATTAAAAAGTCTGGGAGTTAAATGGCTTATAGGTGTTTCTGCTGTAGGTAGTTTAAGACTTGATTATAAGCCGGGAGATTTTGTAGTTCCAAATCAATTCATAGATATGACAAAAGGAAGAGAATATACATTCTTTGATGGTCCTATAGTTGCTCACGTCTCTATGGCTGATCCGTTTTGTGAACATTTAAGATCTATAATTATTGAAGCCTCAAAGGATTTAGGAATAACAACACATGATAAGGGAACTTATATATGTATTGAGGGTCCTAGATTTTCAACAAGAGCTGAGAGTATAGTCTGGAAAGAGGTCTTTAAAGCAGACATTATAGGAATGACCCTAGTACCTGAAGTAAATTTAGCATGTGAGGCTGAAATGTGTTATAGTGTTATAGGAATGATTACTGATTACGATGTTTTTGCAGATATTCCAGTTACTGCTGAAGAAGTAACAAAAGTTATGGCTGAAAATACGGCTAAAGTGAAAAAATTATTATATGAAGTGATTAAAAGACTACCAGAAAAACCTGATGAAAGGAAGTGTTCATGTTGTCAAGCATTAAAGACAGCTTTAGTATAA